One part of the Salvelinus fontinalis isolate EN_2023a chromosome 4, ASM2944872v1, whole genome shotgun sequence genome encodes these proteins:
- the LOC129853989 gene encoding heparin cofactor 2-like isoform X3, with protein MLQTDQFPPSQRTHRMWVVTVIAVSCVLVGPSLAGVKDLGSHFSFYDQSPTPNTEPDPRGLGQGGALDMENIPLEFHKENTVTNDLPLEGFEDEDYIDFDKILAEGGDDYSEGDEIDEIATPAPYIDIFAEPSDPKTRRARLLSLFHDRSRLQRINVVNAHFGFNLYRSLRNKVNQTHNILLAPAGISIAMGMMSLGAGPGTHSQLYRVLGFANFVNASNHYDNATVHKLFRKLTHRLFRRNFGYTLRSVNDLYVKKEVAVEPSFRADTKAYYFAEPQSVDFRDKAFLDKANRRISKLTKGLIREPLKNVDPNMVLMLLNYLYFKGTWEQKFPKEMTHYRNFRVNEKINVRVPMMQKKGNYLAAADHELQCDILQLPYVGNISMLIALPRKISGMRNLEQEISPTVVNKWLSNMTNRTREVVFPRFKLEQSYDLIDNLKEMGLTDLFEERGDFTGMTSEKIAINWLKHQGTITVNEEGTEAAALTQVGFMPLSSQIRFVIDRPFLFLIYEHRTDCLVFMGRVVDPSQS; from the exons A TGTTGCAAACAGACCAGTTCCCGCCATCACAGAGAACGCACAG GATGTGGGTTGTCACGGTCATCGCTGTGTCCTGTGTCCTTGTCGGTCCCTCTCTCGCCGGGGTCAAGGACCTGGGCTCTCACTTCAGCTTCTATGACCAGAGTCCGACCCCAAACACTGAGCCGGACCCACGAGGCCTCGGCCAGGGTGGAGCTCTGGACATGGAGAACATTCCTCTGGAGTTCCACAAAGAGAATACTGTGACCAATGATCTTCCCCTGGAAGGCTTTGAGGACGAAGACTACATCGACTTTGACAAAATCCTGGCTGAGGGAGGGGACGACTACAG TGAGGGGGATGAGATTGATGAGATCGCAACTCCCGCTCCGTATATCGACATCTTCGCTGAACCCTCAGATCCAAAGACGCGGCGCGCCCGACTCCTGAGCCTATTTCACGACCGCTCACGCCTCCAACGAATCAACGTGGTCAACGCCCACTTTGGCTTCAACCTCTACCGCAGCCTTCGGAACAAGGTCAACCAGACCCACAACATTCTGCTGGCGCCCGCCGGAATCTCCATCGCCATGGGCATGATGTCACTGGGAGCGGGGCCTGGAACACATTCTCAGCTCTACCGGGTGCTGGGATTCGCCAATTTCGTCAACGCCAGCAATCACTACGACAACGCCACGGTGCACAAGCTGTTCCGGAAGCTCACACACAGACTCTTCCGACGCAATTTCGGGTACACGCTGCGATCCGTTAATGACCTGTACGTGAAAAAGGAGGTGGCGGTGGAACCAAGTTTCCGGGCAGACACCAAGGCATACTATTTTGCAGAGCCCCAATCGGTGGACTTCAGGGACAAGGCGTTTCTGGACAAGGCTAACCGGCGCATCTCAAAGCTGACCAAAGGACTGATCAGAGAACCACTAAAAAATGTGGACCCCAATATGGTGCTGATGCTGCTCAACTACCTCTACTTTAAAG GTACGTGGGAGCAGAAATTCCCAAAGGAGATGACTCACTACCGGAACTTCCGTGTGAATGAGAAAATAAATGTTCGAGTGCCAATGATGCAGAAGAAAGGGAACTACCTGGCGGCTGCAGACCACGAACTGCAGTGTGACATCCTACAG CTCCCCTATGTGGGGAACATCAGCATGCTCATCGCCCTGCCCAGGAAGATCTCCGGCATGAGGAACCTGGAGCAAGAGATCTCCCCCACAGTGGTCAACAAATGGCTCAGCAACATGACCAACAG GACGCGTGAGGTGGTGTTCCCCAGGTTTAAGCTGGAGCAGAGTTATGACCTGATAGACAACCTTAAGGAGATGGGCCTCACAGACCTCTTTGAGGAGAGGGGTGACTTCACTGGGATGACTTCAGAGAAGATCGCAATTAACTGG TTGAAGCACCAGGGGACGATCACGGTGAACGAGGAGGGGACGGAGGCTGCGGCCCTGACCCAGGTGGGCTTCATGCCCCTCTCCTCACAGATACGATTCGTTATAGACCGGCCATTCCTCTTCCTCATCTATGAGCACCGCACAGACTGCCTTGTCTTCATGGGCCGCGTGGTCGACCCCTCACAGAGCTAA
- the LOC129853989 gene encoding heparin cofactor 2-like isoform X1 encodes MEMDREVFVKHFFNFTLYSESRKQRGDGLGALSLAHRLCTVLQTDQFPPSQRTHRMWVVTVIAVSCVLVGPSLAGVKDLGSHFSFYDQSPTPNTEPDPRGLGQGGALDMENIPLEFHKENTVTNDLPLEGFEDEDYIDFDKILAEGGDDYSEGDEIDEIATPAPYIDIFAEPSDPKTRRARLLSLFHDRSRLQRINVVNAHFGFNLYRSLRNKVNQTHNILLAPAGISIAMGMMSLGAGPGTHSQLYRVLGFANFVNASNHYDNATVHKLFRKLTHRLFRRNFGYTLRSVNDLYVKKEVAVEPSFRADTKAYYFAEPQSVDFRDKAFLDKANRRISKLTKGLIREPLKNVDPNMVLMLLNYLYFKGTWEQKFPKEMTHYRNFRVNEKINVRVPMMQKKGNYLAAADHELQCDILQLPYVGNISMLIALPRKISGMRNLEQEISPTVVNKWLSNMTNRTREVVFPRFKLEQSYDLIDNLKEMGLTDLFEERGDFTGMTSEKIAINWLKHQGTITVNEEGTEAAALTQVGFMPLSSQIRFVIDRPFLFLIYEHRTDCLVFMGRVVDPSQS; translated from the exons ATGGAAATGGATAGAGAGGTTTTTGTGaaacatttttttaatttcacactTTATTCAGAAAGCCGGAAACAAAGGGGAGACGGGCTGGGAGCATTATCGCTAGCCCACAGGCTTTGCACAG TGTTGCAAACAGACCAGTTCCCGCCATCACAGAGAACGCACAG GATGTGGGTTGTCACGGTCATCGCTGTGTCCTGTGTCCTTGTCGGTCCCTCTCTCGCCGGGGTCAAGGACCTGGGCTCTCACTTCAGCTTCTATGACCAGAGTCCGACCCCAAACACTGAGCCGGACCCACGAGGCCTCGGCCAGGGTGGAGCTCTGGACATGGAGAACATTCCTCTGGAGTTCCACAAAGAGAATACTGTGACCAATGATCTTCCCCTGGAAGGCTTTGAGGACGAAGACTACATCGACTTTGACAAAATCCTGGCTGAGGGAGGGGACGACTACAG TGAGGGGGATGAGATTGATGAGATCGCAACTCCCGCTCCGTATATCGACATCTTCGCTGAACCCTCAGATCCAAAGACGCGGCGCGCCCGACTCCTGAGCCTATTTCACGACCGCTCACGCCTCCAACGAATCAACGTGGTCAACGCCCACTTTGGCTTCAACCTCTACCGCAGCCTTCGGAACAAGGTCAACCAGACCCACAACATTCTGCTGGCGCCCGCCGGAATCTCCATCGCCATGGGCATGATGTCACTGGGAGCGGGGCCTGGAACACATTCTCAGCTCTACCGGGTGCTGGGATTCGCCAATTTCGTCAACGCCAGCAATCACTACGACAACGCCACGGTGCACAAGCTGTTCCGGAAGCTCACACACAGACTCTTCCGACGCAATTTCGGGTACACGCTGCGATCCGTTAATGACCTGTACGTGAAAAAGGAGGTGGCGGTGGAACCAAGTTTCCGGGCAGACACCAAGGCATACTATTTTGCAGAGCCCCAATCGGTGGACTTCAGGGACAAGGCGTTTCTGGACAAGGCTAACCGGCGCATCTCAAAGCTGACCAAAGGACTGATCAGAGAACCACTAAAAAATGTGGACCCCAATATGGTGCTGATGCTGCTCAACTACCTCTACTTTAAAG GTACGTGGGAGCAGAAATTCCCAAAGGAGATGACTCACTACCGGAACTTCCGTGTGAATGAGAAAATAAATGTTCGAGTGCCAATGATGCAGAAGAAAGGGAACTACCTGGCGGCTGCAGACCACGAACTGCAGTGTGACATCCTACAG CTCCCCTATGTGGGGAACATCAGCATGCTCATCGCCCTGCCCAGGAAGATCTCCGGCATGAGGAACCTGGAGCAAGAGATCTCCCCCACAGTGGTCAACAAATGGCTCAGCAACATGACCAACAG GACGCGTGAGGTGGTGTTCCCCAGGTTTAAGCTGGAGCAGAGTTATGACCTGATAGACAACCTTAAGGAGATGGGCCTCACAGACCTCTTTGAGGAGAGGGGTGACTTCACTGGGATGACTTCAGAGAAGATCGCAATTAACTGG TTGAAGCACCAGGGGACGATCACGGTGAACGAGGAGGGGACGGAGGCTGCGGCCCTGACCCAGGTGGGCTTCATGCCCCTCTCCTCACAGATACGATTCGTTATAGACCGGCCATTCCTCTTCCTCATCTATGAGCACCGCACAGACTGCCTTGTCTTCATGGGCCGCGTGGTCGACCCCTCACAGAGCTAA
- the LOC129853989 gene encoding heparin cofactor 2-like isoform X2 translates to MKKWTKVQHVLQTDQFPPSQRTHRMWVVTVIAVSCVLVGPSLAGVKDLGSHFSFYDQSPTPNTEPDPRGLGQGGALDMENIPLEFHKENTVTNDLPLEGFEDEDYIDFDKILAEGGDDYSEGDEIDEIATPAPYIDIFAEPSDPKTRRARLLSLFHDRSRLQRINVVNAHFGFNLYRSLRNKVNQTHNILLAPAGISIAMGMMSLGAGPGTHSQLYRVLGFANFVNASNHYDNATVHKLFRKLTHRLFRRNFGYTLRSVNDLYVKKEVAVEPSFRADTKAYYFAEPQSVDFRDKAFLDKANRRISKLTKGLIREPLKNVDPNMVLMLLNYLYFKGTWEQKFPKEMTHYRNFRVNEKINVRVPMMQKKGNYLAAADHELQCDILQLPYVGNISMLIALPRKISGMRNLEQEISPTVVNKWLSNMTNRTREVVFPRFKLEQSYDLIDNLKEMGLTDLFEERGDFTGMTSEKIAINWLKHQGTITVNEEGTEAAALTQVGFMPLSSQIRFVIDRPFLFLIYEHRTDCLVFMGRVVDPSQS, encoded by the exons TGTTGCAAACAGACCAGTTCCCGCCATCACAGAGAACGCACAG GATGTGGGTTGTCACGGTCATCGCTGTGTCCTGTGTCCTTGTCGGTCCCTCTCTCGCCGGGGTCAAGGACCTGGGCTCTCACTTCAGCTTCTATGACCAGAGTCCGACCCCAAACACTGAGCCGGACCCACGAGGCCTCGGCCAGGGTGGAGCTCTGGACATGGAGAACATTCCTCTGGAGTTCCACAAAGAGAATACTGTGACCAATGATCTTCCCCTGGAAGGCTTTGAGGACGAAGACTACATCGACTTTGACAAAATCCTGGCTGAGGGAGGGGACGACTACAG TGAGGGGGATGAGATTGATGAGATCGCAACTCCCGCTCCGTATATCGACATCTTCGCTGAACCCTCAGATCCAAAGACGCGGCGCGCCCGACTCCTGAGCCTATTTCACGACCGCTCACGCCTCCAACGAATCAACGTGGTCAACGCCCACTTTGGCTTCAACCTCTACCGCAGCCTTCGGAACAAGGTCAACCAGACCCACAACATTCTGCTGGCGCCCGCCGGAATCTCCATCGCCATGGGCATGATGTCACTGGGAGCGGGGCCTGGAACACATTCTCAGCTCTACCGGGTGCTGGGATTCGCCAATTTCGTCAACGCCAGCAATCACTACGACAACGCCACGGTGCACAAGCTGTTCCGGAAGCTCACACACAGACTCTTCCGACGCAATTTCGGGTACACGCTGCGATCCGTTAATGACCTGTACGTGAAAAAGGAGGTGGCGGTGGAACCAAGTTTCCGGGCAGACACCAAGGCATACTATTTTGCAGAGCCCCAATCGGTGGACTTCAGGGACAAGGCGTTTCTGGACAAGGCTAACCGGCGCATCTCAAAGCTGACCAAAGGACTGATCAGAGAACCACTAAAAAATGTGGACCCCAATATGGTGCTGATGCTGCTCAACTACCTCTACTTTAAAG GTACGTGGGAGCAGAAATTCCCAAAGGAGATGACTCACTACCGGAACTTCCGTGTGAATGAGAAAATAAATGTTCGAGTGCCAATGATGCAGAAGAAAGGGAACTACCTGGCGGCTGCAGACCACGAACTGCAGTGTGACATCCTACAG CTCCCCTATGTGGGGAACATCAGCATGCTCATCGCCCTGCCCAGGAAGATCTCCGGCATGAGGAACCTGGAGCAAGAGATCTCCCCCACAGTGGTCAACAAATGGCTCAGCAACATGACCAACAG GACGCGTGAGGTGGTGTTCCCCAGGTTTAAGCTGGAGCAGAGTTATGACCTGATAGACAACCTTAAGGAGATGGGCCTCACAGACCTCTTTGAGGAGAGGGGTGACTTCACTGGGATGACTTCAGAGAAGATCGCAATTAACTGG TTGAAGCACCAGGGGACGATCACGGTGAACGAGGAGGGGACGGAGGCTGCGGCCCTGACCCAGGTGGGCTTCATGCCCCTCTCCTCACAGATACGATTCGTTATAGACCGGCCATTCCTCTTCCTCATCTATGAGCACCGCACAGACTGCCTTGTCTTCATGGGCCGCGTGGTCGACCCCTCACAGAGCTAA